One Candidatus Atelocyanobacterium thalassa isolate ALOHA genomic window, ATAGATGCTGAAACTATTATAACTCCGTCTTTAGCAAGTTGCTGACGATCTTGTAGTACATTTTCATGTACGACACCTGACTGATCAACTAGTTCAATACCAGAAGGTACCTTACCAGCAACATTAATACTATTATTAGATAATTCTATTACGTCTCCGTTTTTTACTATAATAATATTTTCTGAACTAATACCCATCTCATAAGCAGTTTGTGCATGTTTTACTAGCATTCGGTGCTCTCCATGAACTGGGACAAAAAACTTAGGACGAGTTAAGGCTAACATTAATTTGTGATCTTCTTGAGAACCATGACCAGAAACATGAATACCATGATGGCGTCCATAAATAACATTTGCTCCCTGCATCATTAAGCGATCAATAGTATTAACAACAGAAATAGTATTTCCTGGTATGGGATTAGCTGAAAAAACAATAGTATCCCCTTGACGCACTTTTATATGATTATGCTCACCTCGGGAAATACGTGTTAAAGCAGCTAATGGTTCACCTTGCGATCCAGTAGTCAAAATAAGAACTTGTTTGTCAGGTATATTACGTGCTGCCTTAAGCGGGATAAATAAATCTTCTGAACATGTTATGTAGCCTAATGTTCTTGCATGAGCAATAACATTTAACATAGAGCGTCCGATGACAACAACTTTTCGTTTATGTTTTTGAGCAAGTTGTAGGATTATATTAACTCGATGAACTGAAGAGGCAAAAGTAGTTACCATCAAGCGTCCTTCGGTTTGAGATATTATGCGGTCTAAATTTGGATAAACAGATCTTTCGGAGGCAGTACTTCCAGGAAGTTCAGCGTTAGTAGAATCACTTAATAAACAAAGTACTCCTTTTTCTCCATGCTCAGCGAGTTTTTGAAAATCAAAATATTCACCGTCAATAGGTGTATAGTCAACTTTAAAATCTCCAGTATGAATAATAACGCCTAAAGGTGTATGAATAGCTAAAGTAAAACTATCAGCTATTGAATGAGTATTACGAATAAATTCTACTAAGAAAGATGAACTAATTCTAGTCATTTCTCTTGGCTCAACTGTTTTTAGAGTAGTACGATCAGCAACTCCGGCTTCATGTAATTTATCTCTTAATAATGCAATAGCAAGTTTTGGGCCATAAATAATAGGAATATCAAATTGTTTCAAATGATATGCAATTCCACCTATATGATCTTCATGTCCATGAGTAGCTATCATCCCTTTGATTTTATGACGATTTTCTCTAAGATAAGTCATGTCGGGGAGAACAATATTTACCCCATGCATTTCATCAGTTGGAAAGGCAATACCTGCATCAATTAAGATTATTTCGTCTCCATATTCTAAAACGCATGTATTCTTGCCAATTTCATGGAGTCCTCCTAAAGGAATAATTTTTAATGTTGATTCTTTAGTAATTTGATTCATTTTCTCCTTGGTTATTTCTCCTTGGTTATCTAAAACGTATATTGATAAAATCAATACTGTAAAAATTTAAAATTTAAGTAAAAACTATAATTAAATAATATTTAATTTATTTTTTTAATGTCTATTAATAATTAATCATTTGCCTATTCTAAATTAACATTATTACTAATTATTTATTTTCAACTAACATTAACTCTTCTAGCACTAGTCTAATTTCTTCATTTAATGTTTGTGATATTTCTACTAAAGGAAGTCTAACTCCTCCTACAAACCATCCTTGCAAATTTAATGCTGCTTTAATCGGAATTGGATTAGTTGTACAAAATAAAACTTTAAATAACGGAAAAAGTTTTAAGTTTATTTCACTTGCTCGGCTTTCTTCGTTTTCGTTAAATGCTTGTATCATTTTTTGAATTTCTAACCCAACTAAGTGACTGGCAACGCTAATAACACCAACACCTCCGACCGTAAGGAAGGGTAAGGCTAAACAATCGTCTCCTGCATAAATTGAAAAAGAAAGGTCAGTCATCAAACGAGTTGTACAGACTTGCTCTAAATTATTAGAAGCTTCTTTAATACCAGTAATATTTTCAATCTCTGCTAATTTAGCAATAGTTTCTGGTAGTAAATTTCGGCCAGTACGTCCAGGTACATTATATAAAATAATAGGAAGATCACTAACAGATTGAGCAATTTTTTTAAAGTGTTGATACAATCCCTCTTGCGGGGGTTTGTTATAGTAAGGAACCACTTGTAAGGATCCATCTAATCCCATTTTAGAAATTTCTTTAGTCATTTCAATAGCATTGACTGTAGAATTTGATCCTGTACCAGCAATAACTTTTGCCTTGTCCCCTACAGTTTTTTTAACTACCTGGAATAACTTAGATTTTTCTGACCAGCTTAAAGTAGGTGACTCTCCAGTGGTGCCGCATACAACTAAGCTATCACTGCCGTTATTAACTAGATGAGTAGCCAATTGTTCTGCAATAGAATAATTAATATTTCCTTCTTTATCAAATGGAGTTACCATAGCGGTAATTACTTTGCCAAAACTTCGATCACTCATTCGTCTTGTTATAAATTATATTTCCTTCTGAAAGTGTATTGAGTGAATATTTTACTTAACCATTTAATGTCAGTCCTGTCAAGTTAATAATTTTTACTAATTAATAATTCAGCTATTTGAACTGCATTTAAAGCCGCTCCTTTAAGAATTTGATCACCACAAATCCACAATTCTAAACAACAAGGATGAGAAAAATCCTGGCGAATTCTTCCTACCAATACATTCTCATCATGAGAAGCGTTAATTGGCATAGGAAAATAATTTTTTTGCCAATCTTCAAGCAATTGAACCCCTGGAGTTTTAAGAAGAATTTCTCTTGCTTCCTCTACTGAGAATGGCTCATCAAATTCCAAGTTGATTGACTCAGAATGAGCTCTTAATATCGGTACTCTGACACAAGTTGCTGTTATTCTTAAATTTGGTTCGTTGAAAATTTTTTGAGTTTCGTTAATCATTTTGACCTCTTCTTCACAATATCCTATGTCGGTCATATTAGAGTTATGGAGAAAAAGATTAAAAGCTAATGGATAAGGTAAGATATCTGTTTCAGGTTCTTTGTTATTTAAAATATTTTTAAATTGTTGCTTCATTTCTTCCATTGCTTTCGTACCAGCTCCGCTAACAGCTTGGTAGGTAGATACAACTATTCTTCTGATAGGTCTAATTTTATGCAATGGATAAATAGTCATAGCCATAAGAATAGTTGTACAATTAGGGTTTGCAATAACTTGATTATGGCCAATTAAAGAGCTAGGATTAATCTCTGGTATTACTAAAGGAACGTCAGGATTTAATCGAAAAGCACTAGAGTTGTCTATCATCAAGGCTCCTGCCTTTCTAATGGTTTCTAACCAAGCTTTCGAAATGGAACTTCCAGCAGAAGCTAGCACTAAGTCAATATTATCAAAAGAGCTTTTGTTAACTTCTTCTACTTCTAACATCTCTCCCCTAAACATTAATTTACTTCCTATGGAACGATGAGAAGCTAAAAGCTTAAGATTATTTAAAGGAAAGTTTCGACTCTCCAAGAGCCTTAATATCTCAGTACCAACAGCTCCTGTTGCTCCTAATATAGCAATATTGATTGGCTTAGACAATTAACATTCCTCTCTACGTTATCGAGATGAAAATTATATCACTCTATAATAATTTTCAAAACTTATTTTTATTAATAATTAATATCTAATTTTTCTTAAGTAGCAGACGACACAATACGAAACAATAATCTAATTAGTTATTGATTGATAAAATTTATCCTAATTGATTAACTGGAATTAGTTCAAACAATTAAAAAAACAATACTCTGACTAATTCCCACCAATTTTCTGTGTCACGTCTTTTGATTAGGTTAAGCTAAAGTAAACTGTTTTAAAATTTATCGAGTTTCTAGTACTGTTAATTAAAAAAACCAAATATGAATATGATTGATTAATTTTTTATCTATATTTTTATTTTTACAGAATGTAAACGGCTTATCATATTCAATAACTATACATAACAATATTTTTTACTAAAATTACGAAAGGTGGTATAAACTATGATAGTAATGGGAAATCATAACAAGCGAGTATATGTAATATTTTATTGCTAGATATTAATTATTTCCCATTTCACTTTAAATTAACCTTAACTTTCTAAGCTCTAAAAACCTTTCATGATTTCTAGTAATGATTTTCGGAGCGGTGTCACTATTGAACTAGATGGATCAGTGTGGCGCGTCATTGAGTTTCTACATGTCAAGCCTGGTAAAGGCTCAGCCTTCGTTCGAACCAAGTTAAAAAATGCTCAAACAGGAAATGTAGTCGAGAAAACTTTTCGTGCAGGGGAAAGTGTTCGTCAAGCTAATCTTGAAAAACGTACTATGCAGCATACCTATAAAGATTCAGGACAATATGTCTTTATGGATATGGAAACTTTTGAAGAGGTCCAGTTAAGTCTTCAACAGATGGGAACAACTGTAAGTTACGTCAAAGAAGAAATGGAGGTTGATATTCTTTTCTGGGATGGAAAAGTATTAGAAGTTCAATTACCTACTTCTGTTATTTTGGAAATTACAGAGACTGATCCTGGCGTAAAAGGAGATACTGCTACAGGTGGTACAAAACCTGCCATTGTAGAAACTGGAGCACAAATAATGGTCCCTTTATTTATCTCTATTGGGGAGAGGATTAAGGTCGACACTCGTGATGGTTCTTATTTAGGACGGGAAACTTAAAATTAAAACTGGTTGTCTATTCTTAGATAACCAGTTTTAATACCTATTTAAACGTATTTTTACGAATAGTTATAGGATGGATAGGTCTGTGTCAATCAATTTTAACGAGCTTCGTGAATTATTAGGGTCAATAGCCCAAACCGATATTTCTGAGGTCACTTTAAAAACAGAAGCATTTGAATTAAAAGTGTGTAGAGAAGTAAAAACGACAACTTCTACTACATCAGCACCAATAGAGGTTGTTACTACGAATACTTCTATACCTCCAGCTAGTTCTGTTCAAACGACTTCAAGTTCTCCTTCTAAGTACGAACATTGGATCCCAATCACTTCACCTATGGTTGGTATATTTTACTGTGCTTCAGCTCCAGAAGAGCCTCCATTCGTAGAGATTGGAGATCATGTTAGTAAAACCCAAACAGTTTGCATCATCGAAGCGATGAAATTAATGAATGAAATTGAAGTAGAAATAGCAGGAGAAATTATGGAAATTCTTGTAAAGAATGGTGAACCTGTCGAATACGGACAAACTTTAATATGGGTAAATCCTAAATAAAAGAACTATAGAATATGATCTATTAAGTATTTTAAAAATAAAAAAAGTTTTGAGGATCAGTCTCTATTACCTTATTCATTAAGTCGATAACGTCTATGATAAGGCAATAGAGATTTTTCATTGGATTGATGTTTTATCCCATCCCAATAAAACCAATGAATATTATGATCGTAAAAGTTTAAGAGAATATCATTACCACTATTTAATTGTCCTTGATTTTTAATTAGTGCTCTAATTGTTAATTTTGATCCTTTAATTTGAACACTAATTAAACTTTCTTTCCCCAATTCTTCGACTAATTTAATCTTTCCACTAATTTTAAGACATTTATTTAATGAATTAGATTGATAAATATCTTCAGGGCGAATACCTAGCACAACATGCTTGGGCCATTTATTCTTACCGTTTATTTCCCATATATATTGAGAATCAAGATAACTCAAAGGAATTAAAAAGTCGCCTAAGACTGCATTACTTCCTTCGCAAGATAACTCCAGTAAATTCATTTGAGGGCTTCCAACAAAGCCTGCTACAAATTGATTGGCTGGACGCTGATAAATTTCTCTAGGAGAAGCTAATTGTTGAACTTCGCCACCGAATAACACTGCAACTTTGTCTGATAATGTCATAGCTTCGGTCTGATCATGAGTAACATATACAACAGGTTTGTTTTGTTCTATAAATATTTGCTTAAGCTCAGCTCTTACTTGTTCCCTTAGAAGTGCATCCAAATTGCTCAAGGGCTCATCAAGTAAAAAAATGTCCGGGTTTCTAACTAGTGCACGAGCTAATGCAATTCTTTGTCTTTGTCCTCCTGAAAGCTTGCCTGGTTTCTCTGTTAAACAATCTTTCCCCTCTTGTAACTTTAATTGTTTAGCTGCCTTTTGAATACGTCTCTCAATCTCTTCTTCTGATAACTTACGAATTTTTAAAGCAGTAGCAATATTTTCCCTCGCTGTCATATGAGGATAGAGTGCATAACTTTGAAATACCATCGCTATATTACGGTCACCAGCTGAAATATTAGTGACATTTTTTTCTCCAATAAATATTTCTCCTTGTGTTGGTGTTTCTAGTCCTGCAATTAGTCTTAAAAGAGTTGACTTTCCGCAGCCAGAAGGTCCCAATAATGTTAAAAATTCCCCATCTCTTACTTCTATATCTGTTATTCCATTAACGACTATAAGGATTTTTCCTTTATTAATTTCATATTCTTTTCTTAAATTTTTTAATCTTAGCTTCGCCATTATTTTTTTATAAAAGTCTAATTTTAAAAAGTTATATTTTTATTTATTTCCATTAAATCTAACAATTAAGTTAAAAAGCTTTAAAAAATCCATAATACGTTAAAGACGTTATCTGAAAATAGTATAGTTTCTAATTGTTATAAATATTTTTCAAATATTTAAATAAAAACAAAATCTTAAAGACTCAACTTCTAATAATCAAGATTTTCTATATCTTTTGCAGATGAACGACGACGGCGTCGACGAATTAAAGGTTTATTCCCATCAGCTTGCAGTGTATCAATATCATCAGCAAATGATTCCATCATAAGGAAATTACTTTCCTCTGATAAATCAATAGTCATTTGATCTTCTAAAACTGTTTCTGATAGTTTCGTACTTTTATCTAAAGATTTAAGAATAGTTTTATGTGATTTTAAACTTGATTTTACTTTAGGTTCTTCAGGTAACTTTACTGTAACTAGAACAGATTTAGGATCTTTGAATTTACGATCAAGACGAACTAATGGAGAAATTCCCATTAATGCATAAATATCTTGTTCAAGAGAGGTCATTTCTACAGAAACTTTTTCTATAGGGCTTTCTTCTCTTACTAAATGACGTGGCAGGCGTTCTCTTCGAGACTCTACTATTTGTTCGTTATCATCTTCTATCTCTTTATTACTTAAATTATTAGCTATTTTTGTGGGAGCTTCTTCTTTTATAACTAAATTAGGAGATTGACGTCGTCGTCGACGACGACTATTCGTAGCAGTATTATTTTGCTCTTGATAACTAGGATGGAATAAAAGTTCTAGTTCACTACTATTATCCTCTTCAAAGGACGATTCCCAAGTTTGTTCACTAGATGATTCAGAAGATTTATTAGAAAAAGCTTGAGGAATAGAACTTGAAGCTAATTCAAGTGGAACAAGTTGTGATTCTCCTGGCAAAAATGCTAGATGTCCTAGACCTCCACAATTAGAACAAGGTTGTCCAAATAATTCATAAACATTTTTACCTTGTCGTTTACGTGTTAGTTCAACTAACCCCAACTCAGACAATTGAGCAATTTGCGGTCTTGCTTTGTCTTCCTTTAATGCTTTATTAAAATGTTCAAGTAACTTTAACTGATCACGACGTGAGTCCATATCAATAAAATCTACAATAATTACTCCTCCAATATTACGTAAACGTAATTGACGAGCAATCTCAGTGGCAGCTTCACTATTAGTCCATAGAACTGTTTCTCTAGAAGTTGCTGAACGAGTAAAAGAACCTGAGTTAACATCAACAACTGTGAGTGCTTCAGTCGGTTCGATAATAATATAACCACCAGAAGGCAAATCTACTCTTGGCTTTAATGCCTCTCTAATTGCAGCATTAACGCGAAAATAATCTAAAATTGGCATCGACTCTTGATGATGATCAATCAAGACTCCTTCAGGTGGCCTTCCTCCGCTCCAATTCATTAAATGATGCTTAACTCTTTTGACCCCTGAAGTACTATCTACTACAATTCTATTAACATCAGCACTATAGATGTCTCTTAATACTCTCTGGATAAAATCATCGTCACGATTAAGTAATGAGGGAGCACGAGTGGCAGTAGCTTGAATTTGAACAGTTTCCCATTGTTTCTGTAAAAATTCTAAATCTTCCATAATTGCTTCTTCAGCCTGATCCTCTGCTTCAGTTCGAACTAGTAAACCCATACCAGCAGGTTTAATTAAAATAGCTAAAGCACGCAAACGACTACGTTCATTATCATTGCCAATACGTCGAGATAGGTTGACACCTTTTCCATTAGGCATAAGAACTAAAAATCGACCGGGAAGGCTTACATTTCCGGTGAGTCTGGGCCCTTTATTCCCAGTAGGCTCTTTCATGACCTGAACTAAAACTTTCTGCTGTGGTGTTAGCAAATCTATGATTCTACCGGCACTCCGCTTTAAACGTAAAGGCCCTAAATCAGTTACATGTATAAAACCATTACGTTCTGCATCTCCGATGTTAACAAATGCAGCATCAATACCTGGAATGACATTCTCAACCACTCCTAAAAAAATATCGCTTACTTGCTGATTGCCAGTGGCAACTACCAATTCTTGTATTTGATCTTCCCAAAATACAGCAGCAATATGATGTTGTTCTGTAATAATAATTTGCTTAGGCATTCAATTCCCTCAAACTCGTATAAGAGATAATGATAGTTAAAAAATTCTGGTTTACTTGTTTAAAAGTTTATTGAAAAGTTAATCAAGACTGAATATCATGACATCAAAGTTTTGGAAAAGAGCAACTAGATGAACTCATTTTTATTCTTAATGTCATACCAGCCGCTATGGTGCCAACTTAGATTAAACATGGAGAGGAACTTACATAGGTTGAAAGTTTTGTTTATCCACCCCATTAGGGAAAAGCTTATTTAATATTTCTGAGAATTTTGTAGAATAGTCCTGTACTTAGTTGATATTTACTTATACTAATTCAAGTTATATCAAGGCACTTTCCAGTAAAATTAATAATTAAATATAAAATTAGATAGAAGCTTTGGTTTTTGTTAATTTGTCAGTTAAACAAATTGATTGATAGAGTCATACTTTTAAATTATCTATTGTGAAACCTTTCAGGATAGCTACACATCTATCTGTTCCTAATACTCAATATAATTTGGTATCATTGTAAGAATATAACTCAAAGAGTACGCTTTTGACAACAGAAATATTTTTTGGAATACAATAAAATTGGTTTAATATAGTGTCTATTTTTTATATTTATTAATAATATAAAAATAGAACACCTAAGTAATTATACAGCATAAGATCGCTAAATATACTTACTAAACAATCATGATTGTCTTACATTCATAAAGTATTTCCTATTAATTGAATCGTAAAAAATATTATTTTCTATAAAATTTATAGTACTAATCTTATTACAATCCTTTAATTAAAAATTTTTATGAAAATATCATGTTACTAATAGATTGTAGACATAAAATGTTTTCAAACAATAATTTCAATGAAAATAAATTAATATTTTTTAAAAAATTCACTTGATACTTTAATAATTAGTACTAATTATTTAGAATAATATCTATAAAAACATTACTTACAATCAGTCTTATATTAGTTTTTTTATTATGTATTCACAAGGTAAAAATTTATCCAAAAAAGATTGATATCCTATACTGAAACCAATACTTATAATTGTGCCTGAAACTATATCTATAAAAACTACTAATTAAAAGACCCGGAGTCTACGCCTATTGCAAGCATCCCTTATTGCTGCTACTTTCCAGTCCTGACAAGATTTGGGCGTTGCAATCGCATAGGTCCGAGCCGATTTCTAGCATAACACAAAAAATTATTTTTTAACGACTATTCATTATTGTTAAGAATTTTTGGAACTTTAAAAAATTCTCCTTCTCTACTTGGAGCCTCTTCTAGAAGAAGATCTCTATTCATACAAGTTTGTGATACATCATCACGAGTAATATTTTTTAATTCAATAGCATGTATAGTCGGGATCACTTTTTCAGTGTCTAACTCATTTAACATTTCAAAATGTTTTATCACATCTCCTAATTGACTCGCAAATTTTTCTTCTTCTTTAGGATCAATGTTTAAACGAGCCAAATGAGCAATTTTGCGAATTTGCTGATTATTTAACATAAACTAATTGTAATTTTCTTATTTAAGTTGGTAGTAAAAAATTTATAACTTTCTGCTCTAGAAAAAAACATCCATTTCAGAGCGTCCTGTAATCTTTAGCCAATTTTGAGCTTCTATATAATTATTTGGAGCAATGCGTATTGCTTGCTTCCAATATTCAGCAGCTTGATCAAAAAGAGTTTC contains:
- a CDS encoding ribonuclease J, giving the protein MNQITKESTLKIIPLGGLHEIGKNTCVLEYGDEIILIDAGIAFPTDEMHGVNIVLPDMTYLRENRHKIKGMIATHGHEDHIGGIAYHLKQFDIPIIYGPKLAIALLRDKLHEAGVADRTTLKTVEPREMTRISSSFLVEFIRNTHSIADSFTLAIHTPLGVIIHTGDFKVDYTPIDGEYFDFQKLAEHGEKGVLCLLSDSTNAELPGSTASERSVYPNLDRIISQTEGRLMVTTFASSVHRVNIILQLAQKHKRKVVVIGRSMLNVIAHARTLGYITCSEDLFIPLKAARNIPDKQVLILTTGSQGEPLAALTRISRGEHNHIKVRQGDTIVFSANPIPGNTISVVNTIDRLMMQGANVIYGRHHGIHVSGHGSQEDHKLMLALTRPKFFVPVHGEHRMLVKHAQTAYEMGISSENIIIVKNGDVIELSNNSINVAGKVPSGIELVDQSGVVHENVLQDRQQLAKDGVIIVSASIGEDRELIDSPQVDLRGVVTKVEKNVLQQLVVRAIENILKNRWEDFVAINNKNKINWSYVKEEIESTLQRLIKRELRSEPLVIFVLQISDTSVSTTSDIPAISETKSKANPKVYRRRRSTASAAS
- the dapA gene encoding 4-hydroxy-tetrahydrodipicolinate synthase, coding for MSDRSFGKVITAMVTPFDKEGNINYSIAEQLATHLVNNGSDSLVVCGTTGESPTLSWSEKSKLFQVVKKTVGDKAKVIAGTGSNSTVNAIEMTKEISKMGLDGSLQVVPYYNKPPQEGLYQHFKKIAQSVSDLPIILYNVPGRTGRNLLPETIAKLAEIENITGIKEASNNLEQVCTTRLMTDLSFSIYAGDDCLALPFLTVGGVGVISVASHLVGLEIQKMIQAFNENEESRASEINLKLFPLFKVLFCTTNPIPIKAALNLQGWFVGGVRLPLVEISQTLNEEIRLVLEELMLVENK
- a CDS encoding aspartate-semialdehyde dehydrogenase encodes the protein MSKPINIAILGATGAVGTEILRLLESRNFPLNNLKLLASHRSIGSKLMFRGEMLEVEEVNKSSFDNIDLVLASAGSSISKAWLETIRKAGALMIDNSSAFRLNPDVPLVIPEINPSSLIGHNQVIANPNCTTILMAMTIYPLHKIRPIRRIVVSTYQAVSGAGTKAMEEMKQQFKNILNNKEPETDILPYPLAFNLFLHNSNMTDIGYCEEEVKMINETQKIFNEPNLRITATCVRVPILRAHSESINLEFDEPFSVEEAREILLKTPGVQLLEDWQKNYFPMPINASHDENVLVGRIRQDFSHPCCLELWICGDQILKGAALNAVQIAELLISKNY
- the efp gene encoding elongation factor P, whose amino-acid sequence is MISSNDFRSGVTIELDGSVWRVIEFLHVKPGKGSAFVRTKLKNAQTGNVVEKTFRAGESVRQANLEKRTMQHTYKDSGQYVFMDMETFEEVQLSLQQMGTTVSYVKEEMEVDILFWDGKVLEVQLPTSVILEITETDPGVKGDTATGGTKPAIVETGAQIMVPLFISIGERIKVDTRDGSYLGRET
- the accB gene encoding acetyl-CoA carboxylase biotin carboxyl carrier protein; translated protein: MSINFNELRELLGSIAQTDISEVTLKTEAFELKVCREVKTTTSTTSAPIEVVTTNTSIPPASSVQTTSSSPSKYEHWIPITSPMVGIFYCASAPEEPPFVEIGDHVSKTQTVCIIEAMKLMNEIEVEIAGEIMEILVKNGEPVEYGQTLIWVNPK
- a CDS encoding ABC transporter ATP-binding protein, with protein sequence MAKLRLKNLRKEYEINKGKILIVVNGITDIEVRDGEFLTLLGPSGCGKSTLLRLIAGLETPTQGEIFIGEKNVTNISAGDRNIAMVFQSYALYPHMTARENIATALKIRKLSEEEIERRIQKAAKQLKLQEGKDCLTEKPGKLSGGQRQRIALARALVRNPDIFLLDEPLSNLDALLREQVRAELKQIFIEQNKPVVYVTHDQTEAMTLSDKVAVLFGGEVQQLASPREIYQRPANQFVAGFVGSPQMNLLELSCEGSNAVLGDFLIPLSYLDSQYIWEINGKNKWPKHVVLGIRPEDIYQSNSLNKCLKISGKIKLVEELGKESLISVQIKGSKLTIRALIKNQGQLNSGNDILLNFYDHNIHWFYWDGIKHQSNEKSLLPYHRRYRLNE
- a CDS encoding Rne/Rng family ribonuclease, producing the protein MPKQIIITEQHHIAAVFWEDQIQELVVATGNQQVSDIFLGVVENVIPGIDAAFVNIGDAERNGFIHVTDLGPLRLKRSAGRIIDLLTPQQKVLVQVMKEPTGNKGPRLTGNVSLPGRFLVLMPNGKGVNLSRRIGNDNERSRLRALAILIKPAGMGLLVRTEAEDQAEEAIMEDLEFLQKQWETVQIQATATRAPSLLNRDDDFIQRVLRDIYSADVNRIVVDSTSGVKRVKHHLMNWSGGRPPEGVLIDHHQESMPILDYFRVNAAIREALKPRVDLPSGGYIIIEPTEALTVVDVNSGSFTRSATSRETVLWTNSEAATEIARQLRLRNIGGVIIVDFIDMDSRRDQLKLLEHFNKALKEDKARPQIAQLSELGLVELTRKRQGKNVYELFGQPCSNCGGLGHLAFLPGESQLVPLELASSSIPQAFSNKSSESSSEQTWESSFEEDNSSELELLFHPSYQEQNNTATNSRRRRRRQSPNLVIKEEAPTKIANNLSNKEIEDDNEQIVESRRERLPRHLVREESPIEKVSVEMTSLEQDIYALMGISPLVRLDRKFKDPKSVLVTVKLPEEPKVKSSLKSHKTILKSLDKSTKLSETVLEDQMTIDLSEESNFLMMESFADDIDTLQADGNKPLIRRRRRRSSAKDIENLDY
- the gatC gene encoding Asp-tRNA(Asn)/Glu-tRNA(Gln) amidotransferase subunit GatC, giving the protein MLNNQQIRKIAHLARLNIDPKEEEKFASQLGDVIKHFEMLNELDTEKVIPTIHAIELKNITRDDVSQTCMNRDLLLEEAPSREGEFFKVPKILNNNE